TGTAGTTCTTTTCCTGTTCGGCTAATAATGATGGTTTCCAAACCCGCTTTACGTTCAACCCCTTTTGCTACTCCAATTAACAGTGGTTTAGTTTTATCCCACGTTACATTCAGATTTTCAAAGGTTTCTATCGCTCTATTTAATTGCCCTTTTCCACCGTCAATGAAAATAATATCAGGGATTTTTTCTTCTGTAAGTGGTTTATCATATCGTTTTAACAACGCTTGTTCCATTGCAGCATAATCATCTCCCCCTGTAATTCCTTCTATATTAAAACGGCGGTAATCTGATTTTAATGGCCCATTTTGGTCAAAGACAACGCAAGAGGCAACGGTCTGCTCGCCCATTGTATGGCTAATATCAAAACATTCCATTCGGTGAATTTCCGCTAAACCAAGTAATTCTTTTAAGGCTTGATAGCGGTGATGAATGCGAGAATCTTGCTGAAGCTGTAACGCTAATGCTGCTTGCGCATTCGTACGAGCCAACGCTAAATAACGTTCCTTCTCACCTCTAACTCTATCTTGAATAGTTACTTTATGTCCTGCCTGTTCACTCAAGATATCTTCTAAGGATTTCTGCTCACTAACAGGGCAATCAATTACAATTTGATTCGGGATTGTGCGATGTTGGTTCATCTGCAAATAAAATTGCCCGATAAATGTATCACTTAATTCTGCCAGTTCTGTATGGTTAGGTACTTTAGGAAAATAACTGCGGTTTCCTAAAATTTTCCCCTGTCGGACAAACAAAATATGCACACAAGCCGTGCCGTGCTGATAAGCAATCGAAATAATATCAAGATCATCAAGGCGATCATTAGAAACGAACTGCTTTTCCATTACGGCACGAACCTGCTGAATTTGATCCCGAAAACGAGCTGCCGTTTCAAAATCAAGATCATTCGCTGCCTTTTCCATTTTAGCAATCAAATGCTCAATGACTTGCTGATCTTTTCCTTGTAAAAAAAGACGGACAAATTGTACTTGTTGCCCATATTCTTCTTGAGATGTATAACCCTCTACACAAGGGGCTAAACATCGCCCAATCTGATACTGTAAACAAGGACGAGAGCG
This portion of the Vespertiliibacter pulmonis genome encodes:
- the uvrC gene encoding excinuclease ABC subunit UvrC; translation: MSKFDSKQFLAKAPHQSGVYRMYDDKGTIIYVGKAKDLKKRLSSYFRSNLSSRKTEALVAQIAHIDITITHSETEALLLEHNYIKENQPRYNVLLRDDKSYPYILLTKHSYPRLASFRGSKKLAGEYFGPYPNAGAVRETLNLLQKLFPIRQCEDSYYKNRSRPCLQYQIGRCLAPCVEGYTSQEEYGQQVQFVRLFLQGKDQQVIEHLIAKMEKAANDLDFETAARFRDQIQQVRAVMEKQFVSNDRLDDLDIISIAYQHGTACVHILFVRQGKILGNRSYFPKVPNHTELAELSDTFIGQFYLQMNQHRTIPNQIVIDCPVSEQKSLEDILSEQAGHKVTIQDRVRGEKERYLALARTNAQAALALQLQQDSRIHHRYQALKELLGLAEIHRMECFDISHTMGEQTVASCVVFDQNGPLKSDYRRFNIEGITGGDDYAAMEQALLKRYDKPLTEEKIPDIIFIDGGKGQLNRAIETFENLNVTWDKTKPLLIGVAKGVERKAGLETIIISRTGKELHLPPDSLALHLIQHIRDESHNHAISGHRKKRQKAFTESGLESIAGVGAKRRQALLKYLGGMQGVKSASLEEIQSVPGISKALAEVIFDTLQNS